A window of the Miscanthus floridulus cultivar M001 chromosome 14, ASM1932011v1, whole genome shotgun sequence genome harbors these coding sequences:
- the LOC136503914 gene encoding uncharacterized protein — MPIIQPAPAPQIQSSSQPQSEVVEAQVVQEPETTEEVPSNANDLQNNPPVAASEEDIVADPGLRIPIEQMDPNIRDAPRAKNFGVDAFTVNGFRGWKDGRELIDAHSNGIDHNKSRRAYEDLKNQRQSVAHVINRGGKKSEEEYRGRLLIILGVIRFLLLQAHAFRGHDESSSSSNKGNFLEMVEWYKAKDKNAATLLRHNQMTSPEIQKDMCRACADLTTKAILTDLGDRPFAILVDEARDASIKEQMVVVLRYVNARGQVIERFLGIHEVPNTSSSSLKNTLDEVLENIAEDTTNGDKRYVASGLLKQMETFEFVLVMFLMIRLLGKTNDLSQCLQKKDQNIIRAVGLIGTTLQLVSEIIVEMNNRFAERSTQLLRCIACLDPRNSFANYDRSKILELFEIYKDDFSSYELLRLGDQIDHFIALTLPVVTATVERAFSVMKFVKNELRNKMGGSGRLGSGPYEALDEDMRGDGEPNHN; from the exons ATGCCAATTATACAACCAGCGCCAGCGCCACAAATACAATCATCTTCACAAccacaatcagaagtagtagaagCACAAGTTGTCCAAGAACCAGAAACAACAGAAGAAGTACCTAGCAATGCAAATGATTTGCAAAATAATCCCCCTGTTGCTGCTAGTGAAGAAGACATTGTTGCTGATCCTGGGCTTCGGATTCCAATTGAGCAAATGGATCCAAACATTAGGGATGCA CCTAGAGCTAAAAATTTTGGTGTTGATGCTTTCACGGTCAATGGGTTTCGTGGATGGAAGGATGGGCGGGAATTGATTGATGCCCACTCTAATGGTATAGATCACAATAAGTCTAGGAGGGCTTATGAGGATTTAAAAAACCAAAGACAAAGTGTGGCACATGTGATTAACCGTGGTGGTAAGAAGTCGGAGGAGGAATATAGAGGTCGACTGCTTATTATATTGGGAGTTATAAGGTTCCTTTTATTGCAAGCACATGCTTTTCGTGGACATGATGAATCCTCCAGCTCAAGCAATAAGGGGAATTTCTTAGAGATGGTAGAATGGTACAAAGCTAAGGATAAAAACGCAGCAACTTTGCTGCGTCACAATCAAATGACTTCTCCAGAAATTCAGAAAGACATGTGTAGAGCTTGTGCAGATCTGACCACCAAAGCCATTCTTACAGATCTTGGGGATAGACCCTTTGCCATTCTAGTTGACGAGGCTCGAGATGCATCTATCAAGGAGCAAATGGTCGTTGTTTTGAG GTATGTCAATGCACGAGGTCAAGTGATTGAGAGATTTCTTGGTATTCATGAAGTTCCTAACACCTCATCATCGTCTCTAAAAAATACTTTGGATG AGGTACTAGAGAATATTGCCGAGGATACCACTAATGGGGACAAGAGGTATGTGGCTTCAGGTTTGTTGAAACAAATGGAGACCTTTGAATTTGTGCTTGTTATGTTTCTCATGATCCGATTATTGGGAAAAACAAATGATTTGTCACAATGCTTGCAAAAGAAAGATCAGAACATTATCCGTGCTGTAGGATTGATTGGGACAACACTACAACTAGTTAGTGAG ATTATTGTGGAAATGAACAATCGCTTTGCTGAAAGGTCTACTCAACTATTGAGATGCATTGCTTGTCTAGATCCAAGGAATTCTTTTGCCAACTATGACAGATCCAAAATACTAGAGCTATTTGAGATTTATAAAGATGACTTCTCCTCATATGAACTTTTACGCCTTGGAGATCAAATTGATCACTTCATTG CCTTGACTTTGCCAGTTGTTACCGCCACTGTTGAGAGAGCCTTCTCAGTTATGAAATTTGTGAAGAATGAGTTGAGGAATAAGATGGGAG GTTCAGGCAGGCTGGGTTCAGGTCCATATGAAGCTCTTGACGAAGATATGAGAGGTGATGGTGAACCAAACCATAATTAG
- the LOC136504544 gene encoding small ribosomal subunit protein uS4y-like — protein sequence MVHVNFYRNYGKTFKKPRRPYEKERLDAELKLVGEYGLRCKRELWRVQYALSRIRNAARHLLTLDEKNPRRIFEGEALLRRMNRYGLLAEGQNKLDYVLALTAENFLARRLQTLVFKAGMAKSIHHARVLIKQRHIRVGRQIVNVPSFMVRVESEKHIDFSLSSPFGGGPAGRVKRKNQKKASGGGGDGGDEDEE from the exons ATGGTGCACGTGAACTTCTATCGCAACT ATGGTAAAACATTCAAGAAACCAAGGCGTCCTTATGAGAAGGAGCGTCTTGACGCTGAACTGAAGCTGGTCGGTGAGTATGGGCTGAGGTGTAAGCGTGAGCTCTGGAGGGTCCAGTATGCCCTGAGCAGGATCCGTAATGCTGCAAGGCACTTGCTCACCCTTGATGAGAAGAACCCCCGCCGTATCTTTGAGGGTGAGGCGCTTCTCCGCCGCATGAACCGCTATGGGCTGCTCGCTGAGGGTCAGAACAAGCTTGATTATGTCCTTGCCCTTACTGCTGAGAACTTCCTTGCAAGGCGCCTTCAAACACTTGTCTTCAAGGCTGGCATGGCCAAGTCCATTCACCATGCTCGTGTCTTGATCAAGCAGCGTCACATCAG GGTTGGCAGGCAAATTGTCAATGTCCCATCATTCATGGTGAGGGTGGAGTCTGAGAAGCACATTGACTTTTCACTGTCAAGCCCGTTCGGTGGAGGCCCCGCAGGCAGGGTGAAGagaaagaaccagaagaaggcaagtggtggtggcggcgatggtggtgatgaggatgaggagtga